CTGGAACCCTGGGCTGAAATCACCGGCCGCTTCGTAGACGTATCTGGCGTACCCAAAGCCAGAGCCCAAATCGGGAACGTCTATGAATCAATGTTAGACAATCCAGAAATAGTATCTCTGCCTCCCAATATTAGAAAACAAACAGGGAATATGCTGGGGTTTGACACGGATGAAGAGGGGCGGTTTACGATCATCGGTCTGTTGCCTGGAAAAAAACACCGAATCAGTGCCTCGGAAACCCGCAAGAATGGTAACGGCTACTATCTGGGTGATTTTGAGATCAGCCCCCCACTCAAGCCGGGAGAAGTTCGCGATCTCGGCGACATCCAGTTTAAACAAAAAGGAGCCGAGTAATGGAACTCGCTCTCCAGGCAGAGAAGCCTGATAGCTCAACCTGCTGGCGTGAGTATCGCCCCACAAAAAAAACGCCCTGGAATCTGCGGCATGTGGTCCATCTGCATCGCCGCGCCGGCTTTGCGGCCACGTGGGACGAACTCCAGCGCGATCTGCAGGAGGGTCCACAGGCAAGCATTGATCGTGTGATGAATGGAACAACGTGCGAAAAGTCCTATTCTGAGGATTTCGAACGCATGTCCGCTACCATTGCGGAGGCAGCAGTTCGCTCAAATCAGCCCGACCGTCTGAAAGCATGGTGGCTGTTTCGCATGCTGTTCACGACGGATCCGTTAACGGAAAAACAGACGCTGCTCTGGCACAATCACTTTGCCACCAGTAACCAGAAACTCGAAGATCTTTCGCTGATGCATCGGCAAAACGATCTGTTCCGCAGTCTGGCACGGGCGCCGTTTGGTAAACTACTCACCGCCGTCCTGCACGACCCGGCCATGCTGCTCTGGCTGGATGCACCTTCCAATCACAAGGGACACCCCAACGAAAATCTGGCACGCGAATTGATGGAACTGTTTACTTTGGGTATCGGACACTTTAACGAAACCGATGTCAAAGAAGCAGCCCGGGCACTGACGGGCTGGACGGTGATCGATGACCGGTTCTCTTTTCGAGCCTCCCAACACGACGCGGGCCAAAAGACAATTCTCAATCAGCACGGAGTCTGGAACGGCGACGAACTCGTTGAAATACTGATCAACCAACGCGGCACGGCAGAACGACTCGCATGGCGGTTGTGCCAACTGTTCCTCGGTGAAGGGGTCGCTCAGAAGTCAGACATCAGCACCCTGGCCGAAGGTCTGCAGTCACACGATCTGGATATCGACTGGGGAACGGAAACCATTCTCCGCAGTGAGCTCTTCTTTACAGATCAGAATATTCGTCAGCGTGTTGCGGGGCCGGCCGAGTTTATCATCGGCGCCACGCGGGCACTGGAACTCTCCGATCCGCCACCTCAAACGATGATTCTGGCCGACTGGATGCGCCAACTGGGACAAGATCTGTTTTATCCCCCCAATGTGGGAGGCTGGAATGGTGGCAGAGACTGGTTACGAACCAGTGCGCTCATCAGTCGGGCTAACTTTGCCACGGGACTTTCTCGCGGCCAGTTTTCCTCAAATCATCTACCACCAGACTGGTCCCGATTAGCCGCAAAACAAGAGCAGTCCTCCAATCCGGAAGACTTCGTGGCATTCCTCGCCGATCTGCTGTTTGGCGGTGACCCCTCGCCCGGCTGGGTCGAAGGCATCGTCAAAAGCGTTTCGAATAAGTCCCATTCTCGCGAGGTTGTACTACAACAAACCGTCGCCGCCGTTCTCACATCACCTGAGGCACAACTTAACTGAAGGAGTTTCCCATGTTGACGCGTCGCCAGTTTCTAGACACTTCACTCCTGTCAACGTCAATCCTCTCGCTCGCTTCATCGGTCCCCTGCTTTCTAACACGGTCGCTGCAAGCGGCTGAGAAGAAGAGTCACGGACGGATTCTGGTCGTGATTGAACTCAACGGAGGTAATGACGGACTGAATACGGTCGTCCCCTTTAATGATGAGAACTACCAGAAACATCGCAAAACATTACAAATTACGGAAGCAAAGGTTCTGAAACTGAATTCGAAAATCGGCTTGCATCCGGCGATGACCGGCACTGCTCAACTTGTGGAAGACGGACGACTGGCGATCGTTCAGGGGGTCGGATATCCAAACCCCAATCGCTCTCACTTTGAGAGCATGGGAATCTGGCAGTCAGCTCTAATGAACCCGAATGCGCACGGCGGCTATGGCTGGCTGGGACGTGCCCTCGATCAGAAATCAAAACAGGTGCGCACATTCGCCGACGCCATCTGCCTGGGCAACGTTGATCCACCGCAGGCGCTGCGCGGACGGCAGGCAACACAAGCGACGATTCGAAGCCTCGCAGAACTGCAACTCGACTCTCATACGCCCAACTCCGAAACGAAACCAGATGAAAGCACAACAGACGATCTACTTCAGTTTGTGCGGCGACGCACAGTGGATGCACGAGCGACGGCCGCTCGCATTACCAAACTGAAAAACGCCGGTACAACCGAAACGCGTTATCCACAAAGTGGTCTGGCAAATCGGCTGAAAGGCATCGCCCGGCTGATTCGTGCCGAACTTGAACCCCGCGTTTACTACACAGTTCAAGCCGGCTACGACACGCACATCAATCAGGAATTCGACCATTATCGACGCCTCTCTGAATTCAGCGGTGCCCTGAGCGCGTTCCTCAACGATCTGCGTGACTCTCAACTGGACGATCGCGTGCTGGTACTGGTCTTCAGTGAATTCGGACGCCGAGTAGCAGAAAACGATTCCCAGGGAACCGATCACGGCACCGCCGGACCCGTATTTCTAGCAGGCCCGTCGGTCAAAGCCGGGCTGCACGGCTCCACTCCGGATCTGGCCGATTTGGTTGACGGTGATCTTAAAATGACAACCGACTTCCGCCGTGTTTATGCGACCGTTCTTTCCAAATGGCTCGAGATCAATCCACAAACATGTCTGCAGGGGAATTTTGCCGCGATGGATTTATTGCAATCGTAATCTGTCAAAACCAATCACGCGAAATAATATTTCAGCCCTGCACATCATAACGGCGGCGAACGCTGTTCCGCTCGGAATCTAAGATTGCTAAAATGGCGGCCTGTTGATGTTTTCAATCGCATAAACACGCCTCATTAAGCTTAACGGAAAGCGTTTCCCATGTGCCGCTGGCTTGCCTATTCCGGTTCTCCACTCAAACTGAGTGCCCTGTTAACGCGTCCCAGCCATTCTCTGATTGACCAGAGCCGCCATGCAACGCACAACATTGAGAGTCTGAATGGAGACGGATTTGGTGTGGGCTGGTACGGTGAAGATCCGACGCCGGGCGTTTATCGTGATACGCATCCCGCCTGGAATGATGAAAACTTCCGGCATCTGTCGGAACACATTCAATCGGGGCTGTTCCTGGCACATGTGCGTGCTTCCACGGGAACCGCGGTGCAGAATACCAACTGTCATCCTTTCGCGTTTGAAAACTGGCTGTTTCAACACAACGGTTCGGTTCCCGAATTTCGTTCCCTCAGACGAGAACTATTGTTCGACGTCGATCCCGATTTGTTTCCCTTTATTCAGGGTTCAACCGATTCAGAAATTCTGTTTTTCCTGGCCCTCACTTTTGGTTTGCGCGATGACGCTCCCCAAGCCCTGGCCCGGATGATCGGTCATGTCGAACGTGCCCGCCAGTCCGCCGGCATCAAAGCGCCCCTCTTTTTTAGTGCCTGTGTAACCGACGGACAGAGCCTCTGGGCGGTACGTTATTCCAGCAACAACGAGTCCCGAACGTTGTATCACAGCAGTCATTTGCATGCCCTGCACGATCTTGATGGTAGCTATGGGAGTCTACCAGCCGATGCAACGATTGTCGTCTCCGAACCATTGGACGACTTAACCGAAAACTGGCAGGAAGTTCCCGAATCGTCTCTGCTGACCGTGGAACAAGGTGCGGTGAGCGTCACCGCCTTTGTACCAGGAACCTGAGCCAAAGTCGTCATAGCCCAAAGCAGTGACAAGCAGCTTTATTCGATAACCAGTTCAACGTCTTCATAGACTTCGCCTGATTTCAAGTCAAGCTTCTCCCATGTTCCTGGCAGACCGGAAGTCGCGATGAAATGGAATGGGTCCACTCGGATATAATTCTCTCCGGGGCGAACGAACTTCAATTCGAAGGTCCCATCTTCTTTGGTCTTTGTAGTGGGATCGTAATAGCGATTGACCAGTAAATCTGCTGCCTGAGAACCAACGCGAAGCCCTTTTACGTTTCGACCACTGGCTGATACAACGCGTCCTTTGATGGTACAAGGGCGAGTCAACGTCAGGTTAAAGTCTTCGAATTTCTGGTCAGGACTGGAATGAACGGGCTGGCTCACTCCATTTGCCCAGTTGCGCCATTGCTGATATTTGCCATCGTGGACCATCAGATTGTATTCGAAGCGGTTGCCGGCAGGCATGACGACGCGATAGCTACCATCCTCTTTTGTCTGGACACTGTAACGCGTATCGCCGGTTAACGAGTTCCCACTACCGCTTTTTGCTGGAGCAACGGTGGCTCCGGCAACGGGATTGCCATCAGGATCAAATACTTTTCCAGAGAATTCAACCCCTTTCTCCACTACAATCGAAACGGGGGCCATTCCAGTTGAGAGGTTAAAAGTTAAAGCATCAAAGTTACGCTGCCAGCCGTCTTGTTGAATCGTCTTGTGTTGCCACTCCTTTACAGCATCGGGAGACCACCAGCGACCTAAGATGCCATGAAAATAGCCATTGACACCGTTGATTTTTTGAGACTTTCCATAGCCAACCTGAAAACGGAATTCGCCGGGCAGCATCTCGTCGATCACGATTTTC
This window of the Gimesia fumaroli genome carries:
- a CDS encoding DUF1800 domain-containing protein, coding for MELALQAEKPDSSTCWREYRPTKKTPWNLRHVVHLHRRAGFAATWDELQRDLQEGPQASIDRVMNGTTCEKSYSEDFERMSATIAEAAVRSNQPDRLKAWWLFRMLFTTDPLTEKQTLLWHNHFATSNQKLEDLSLMHRQNDLFRSLARAPFGKLLTAVLHDPAMLLWLDAPSNHKGHPNENLARELMELFTLGIGHFNETDVKEAARALTGWTVIDDRFSFRASQHDAGQKTILNQHGVWNGDELVEILINQRGTAERLAWRLCQLFLGEGVAQKSDISTLAEGLQSHDLDIDWGTETILRSELFFTDQNIRQRVAGPAEFIIGATRALELSDPPPQTMILADWMRQLGQDLFYPPNVGGWNGGRDWLRTSALISRANFATGLSRGQFSSNHLPPDWSRLAAKQEQSSNPEDFVAFLADLLFGGDPSPGWVEGIVKSVSNKSHSREVVLQQTVAAVLTSPEAQLN
- a CDS encoding DUF1501 domain-containing protein; amino-acid sequence: MLTRRQFLDTSLLSTSILSLASSVPCFLTRSLQAAEKKSHGRILVVIELNGGNDGLNTVVPFNDENYQKHRKTLQITEAKVLKLNSKIGLHPAMTGTAQLVEDGRLAIVQGVGYPNPNRSHFESMGIWQSALMNPNAHGGYGWLGRALDQKSKQVRTFADAICLGNVDPPQALRGRQATQATIRSLAELQLDSHTPNSETKPDESTTDDLLQFVRRRTVDARATAARITKLKNAGTTETRYPQSGLANRLKGIARLIRAELEPRVYYTVQAGYDTHINQEFDHYRRLSEFSGALSAFLNDLRDSQLDDRVLVLVFSEFGRRVAENDSQGTDHGTAGPVFLAGPSVKAGLHGSTPDLADLVDGDLKMTTDFRRVYATVLSKWLEINPQTCLQGNFAAMDLLQS
- a CDS encoding class II glutamine amidotransferase — encoded protein: MCRWLAYSGSPLKLSALLTRPSHSLIDQSRHATHNIESLNGDGFGVGWYGEDPTPGVYRDTHPAWNDENFRHLSEHIQSGLFLAHVRASTGTAVQNTNCHPFAFENWLFQHNGSVPEFRSLRRELLFDVDPDLFPFIQGSTDSEILFFLALTFGLRDDAPQALARMIGHVERARQSAGIKAPLFFSACVTDGQSLWAVRYSSNNESRTLYHSSHLHALHDLDGSYGSLPADATIVVSEPLDDLTENWQEVPESSLLTVEQGAVSVTAFVPGT